A window from Fibrobacter sp. UWB11 encodes these proteins:
- a CDS encoding TIGR04133 family radical SAM/SPASM protein, whose amino-acid sequence MHLGFKKFLALEAHRLYRHSQIKAHPLTYLFWECTLRCNLHCLHCGSDCVAEAIPDMPREDFMRVLDGVAPHVDPNNFIVVITGGEPLMRADLEEIGKEIKSRGYPWGMVTNGLALNPERYTKLMNAGLRALTISLDGLEENHNHFRGNAHSFERAVRAINMAAHTDGITFDVMTCVNRKNLKELPKIYNLLLNLGVKRWRVSNVFAKGRAKDNPLFQLTNQEFRQVFEFIREAKKQNLMNVNYDCEGFLGSYEKAVRDNPFFCWAGVNIASVLCDGSISACPSLRGDYIQGNIYKDDLWDVWQNRYQVMRDRKWARIGECKTCKYWRYCEGSSLHLRDERTKELAYCHVKRLEAAGV is encoded by the coding sequence ATGCATCTCGGTTTTAAGAAGTTTCTTGCGCTTGAAGCGCATCGCCTTTATCGTCATAGCCAAATCAAGGCTCATCCGCTGACATACCTTTTTTGGGAATGTACGCTGCGTTGCAATTTACATTGCCTGCATTGCGGGAGCGACTGCGTTGCTGAAGCGATTCCGGACATGCCACGCGAAGATTTTATGCGCGTCTTGGATGGTGTTGCTCCTCATGTCGATCCTAACAATTTTATTGTGGTGATTACTGGCGGTGAACCATTGATGCGTGCCGATCTCGAAGAAATCGGCAAAGAAATCAAGTCGCGCGGATATCCTTGGGGAATGGTGACGAATGGACTTGCTTTAAATCCGGAACGTTATACGAAACTCATGAATGCCGGATTGCGCGCGTTGACGATTAGCCTTGATGGCCTTGAAGAAAATCATAATCATTTCCGCGGCAATGCGCATAGCTTCGAACGTGCGGTTCGTGCCATCAACATGGCTGCGCATACGGACGGCATTACGTTTGACGTGATGACTTGCGTGAATCGCAAGAACCTTAAGGAATTGCCCAAAATTTATAACTTGCTTTTAAATCTGGGCGTCAAGCGTTGGCGCGTTTCGAATGTCTTTGCAAAAGGTCGTGCAAAAGACAATCCGCTATTCCAACTTACGAATCAGGAATTTCGTCAAGTCTTTGAATTTATCCGTGAAGCCAAAAAGCAAAATCTCATGAATGTGAACTACGATTGCGAAGGCTTTCTCGGCAGTTACGAAAAGGCCGTTCGCGATAATCCGTTCTTTTGCTGGGCGGGCGTCAATATTGCGTCGGTGCTGTGCGATGGAAGCATTTCGGCATGCCCGAGCTTGCGTGGGGATTACATTCAAGGGAATATCTACAAGGATGACTTGTGGGATGTATGGCAGAACCGCTATCAGGTGATGCGTGACCGCAAATGGGCTAGAATTGGCGAATGCAAAACTTGCAAGTATTGGCGCTATTGCGAGGGCTCCAGCCTGCATTTGCGTGACGAGCGGACAAAAGAACTTGCATATTGCCATGTGAAACGGCTTGAAGCGGCTGGCGTTTAA
- a CDS encoding BamA/TamA family outer membrane protein, with translation MKRLVTLLVLVGVLCFPAHAKKAREAVQDTSSSSMSFLDVVSWPFIHVIQPVFGMLVYPLAAPLHYAIDNGVADKAVDLITFGENRNILIYPVFNLKPGSSTMIGMCYRHRNLFQQGDYGVFEGHYYANSDLDVKLRYSKQSLFGKKLYGVMSFNLYMDRDNGFILPGSKESFKQADTTYNFSGQLGFPITESRNLNLSIGSEFIYHKADFTDTKDSVLDDPKYPIVDRGLYQSHFEIPFYVNLVFDNLDFPFAPSRGQRLSIKASYVLTGKYGGINAKDLTLADLDRSEAIKDGGKNHDYVSVDAFYQIYFFIGRADQYVLSAKEGRKTRKFYTDFSLNEVLRVWRPENLVETLFEHRVLAFQFRFQGMWEMEKGGAPYSAFPTLNARFPLRGYTDAWMSPFVLGLSAEYRWPVDRLVDGVVFNEYAMISDKINGWSKDNLYNSWGFGVRVRKPDMYLFRVQFAFHSWHGLSLVLTIAPEFK, from the coding sequence ATGAAACGTTTGGTGACATTACTGGTGCTTGTAGGTGTGCTGTGTTTTCCAGCGCATGCGAAGAAGGCGCGCGAAGCCGTGCAAGATACTTCTTCAAGTTCCATGTCGTTCCTTGATGTTGTTTCGTGGCCCTTTATCCATGTTATCCAGCCTGTTTTTGGAATGTTGGTCTATCCGTTGGCGGCCCCTTTGCACTATGCAATCGATAATGGTGTTGCTGACAAGGCGGTGGACCTCATTACGTTCGGTGAAAATCGTAATATCTTGATTTATCCGGTGTTTAACCTCAAGCCGGGGAGTTCCACGATGATCGGTATGTGCTACCGCCACAGGAATCTTTTCCAGCAAGGGGATTATGGGGTATTTGAAGGCCATTATTATGCGAATAGCGATTTGGATGTGAAACTGCGCTACTCGAAACAGTCGCTTTTCGGTAAAAAACTGTATGGTGTCATGAGTTTTAACCTTTACATGGATCGTGACAATGGTTTTATTTTACCGGGTTCCAAGGAATCGTTTAAGCAGGCTGACACGACGTATAATTTTAGCGGTCAACTGGGGTTCCCGATTACGGAATCTAGAAACTTGAACTTGAGTATAGGTTCGGAGTTTATTTACCATAAAGCCGATTTTACGGATACGAAGGATTCTGTGCTGGATGACCCGAAATACCCGATTGTGGATCGCGGTCTGTATCAAAGTCACTTTGAAATACCGTTCTATGTGAACTTGGTGTTTGATAACCTGGATTTCCCATTTGCTCCGTCACGGGGACAGCGTCTAAGTATAAAGGCCTCGTATGTGCTGACGGGCAAGTATGGAGGAATCAATGCTAAAGATTTGACTTTGGCTGATTTGGACCGTTCTGAAGCAATTAAAGATGGCGGCAAGAACCATGACTATGTGAGTGTCGATGCCTTTTACCAGATATATTTCTTCATTGGACGGGCGGACCAGTATGTGCTTTCGGCAAAAGAGGGCCGCAAGACGAGAAAATTCTATACGGACTTTTCTTTGAATGAAGTGCTACGTGTGTGGCGCCCTGAAAATTTGGTCGAAACACTTTTTGAACATCGTGTGCTTGCTTTCCAGTTCCGCTTCCAGGGAATGTGGGAAATGGAAAAGGGCGGCGCTCCGTATTCGGCATTCCCGACTTTGAATGCGAGATTCCCGTTGCGCGGCTATACGGATGCATGGATGAGTCCGTTCGTGCTTGGGCTTTCTGCAGAATACCGTTGGCCGGTGGACCGACTTGTCGATGGCGTCGTGTTTAACGAATACGCTATGATTAGTGATAAGATAAATGGTTGGTCAAAGGACAATCTTTACAATTCGTGGGGATTTGGTGTCCGCGTTCGCAAACCGGATATGTATCTGTTCCGCGTGCAGTTTGCTTTCCACAGTTGGCATGGCTTGAGCCTTGTATTGACGATTGCTCCGGAATTCAAGTAA
- a CDS encoding MMPL family transporter, translating into MMFSLFAKIIKKLATYPKIILTIFLTIGLLSIYPISHLRWDLQLQDTITSAREPSNVQKIEDEFGGLGSLIVILQSEDSVANYHIAKDLAQKMQQNPSVHFADFETDIDFYKKNKFLYASENDIDIMVHRIEELKHSYIMKNNPLFIDLKSAIDSITQTTSEQREQLLSDLEKKYFDKLAVSHSNKTGTIRIVEIYPTHSISDLQANRNLLSDVKTQLEKESKPSDLRVHFAGKVYESIQTGRRLLPEAKMVGIVTAVLIILLLILHFFRQPQLIFISALPIATPIVTTLACSYIFYGRINLFTLLLAIVLPGQALQIINHVLNRYFLEREQNLSPQLCIESALLGIGPSTAVSSFAFAALFACLILIPLPGLQELGVLGSTGCILNWAITLLFSTALLQVTQRKKPFSIRHAQIHSEYRISMLSNRVNWIIFSIIITASLVGLYIGGTRIHIRNDFSATEINYKDPVIDSLIAETGFLNKTPIIIMLPDKSESELLLEQFNKLKENGSISTVNSIFTLAQFSPNLQQRKMEKLRQLHNTVTKEFREALSKSELENLEKVEQALEFDEGDEFEPPEYIAKKFRDKQGTQGRFAFVFTDIQENYGSEITKLYNELHQIKGIQNGTYLIAGIPITRAIFLDRITNHIRRPLQAGGVLVFLFMLVYYNRFSRALFTALPSVFAASWFLAALNAFDVQISAYSALTFPILIGASIDGSLQFFTAYYEKQKGTALTILRDKFFTIFLSQMAAFIGTYGMLVSSHPGLRSMGYVSLTGLICIFISQFTIFPLIAGSLDQYRLRQKKKKEAKK; encoded by the coding sequence ATGATGTTTTCACTCTTTGCAAAAATTATCAAAAAATTAGCAACCTATCCTAAGATAATCCTTACGATTTTCCTCACGATAGGACTTTTAAGCATTTACCCTATCTCGCATTTACGTTGGGACTTGCAATTGCAAGATACCATTACAAGTGCGCGTGAACCCAGCAACGTCCAAAAAATTGAGGACGAATTCGGCGGGCTCGGGAGCCTCATCGTCATTCTGCAATCCGAGGATTCAGTTGCGAATTACCACATCGCAAAAGACCTCGCGCAAAAAATGCAGCAAAACCCTTCGGTGCATTTTGCAGATTTCGAGACCGATATTGATTTTTACAAGAAGAACAAGTTCTTGTACGCGAGCGAAAACGATATCGATATCATGGTGCACCGCATTGAAGAACTCAAGCATAGCTACATCATGAAGAACAATCCGCTGTTCATAGACCTCAAAAGCGCGATAGATTCCATCACGCAAACGACATCGGAACAGCGCGAACAACTCTTGAGCGACCTCGAAAAGAAATATTTCGACAAGCTCGCCGTAAGCCATTCCAACAAGACCGGAACCATCCGCATTGTAGAGATCTATCCGACCCATTCTATTTCGGATTTGCAGGCAAACCGTAACTTGCTTTCTGACGTCAAGACGCAACTAGAAAAAGAAAGCAAGCCAAGCGATTTACGTGTCCATTTTGCGGGAAAAGTTTACGAATCCATCCAGACCGGAAGACGCCTCTTGCCCGAAGCGAAGATGGTGGGCATCGTCACCGCAGTCCTAATTATTTTACTTCTCATCTTGCATTTCTTTAGGCAGCCGCAACTTATTTTTATTTCGGCATTGCCGATTGCAACGCCTATCGTTACGACGCTCGCATGCTCCTACATTTTTTACGGACGCATCAACCTGTTTACACTTTTGCTTGCGATTGTTCTCCCAGGGCAGGCTTTGCAAATCATCAACCACGTTCTTAACCGTTACTTCTTGGAACGCGAACAGAACTTGAGCCCGCAACTTTGCATCGAAAGCGCACTTCTTGGCATTGGGCCTTCGACCGCTGTTTCCAGTTTTGCATTTGCCGCCTTGTTTGCATGTCTCATCTTGATTCCTCTGCCGGGGCTTCAAGAACTTGGCGTTCTCGGTTCCACAGGGTGCATCTTGAACTGGGCCATCACATTGCTTTTCTCTACCGCCCTCTTGCAAGTGACTCAACGCAAAAAACCTTTCTCGATTAGGCATGCGCAAATTCATTCGGAATACAGAATTTCGATGCTTTCCAATCGTGTAAACTGGATCATTTTTTCGATTATCATTACAGCAAGCCTTGTCGGGCTTTACATCGGCGGAACTAGAATCCATATCCGTAACGATTTTTCGGCAACAGAAATCAATTATAAAGATCCTGTCATCGATTCATTGATTGCAGAAACGGGATTCTTGAACAAGACCCCCATCATCATCATGCTTCCGGACAAATCCGAGAGCGAATTGCTATTAGAACAATTTAACAAGCTCAAGGAAAATGGATCCATTTCAACAGTCAATTCCATATTTACGCTGGCACAGTTTTCCCCAAACTTGCAACAACGCAAAATGGAAAAACTTCGCCAACTGCACAACACAGTAACCAAGGAATTCCGCGAAGCGCTTTCCAAGAGCGAACTGGAAAATCTTGAAAAAGTGGAACAGGCGCTCGAATTCGACGAAGGTGACGAATTTGAACCGCCCGAATACATCGCCAAGAAATTCCGCGATAAGCAAGGAACCCAAGGCAGGTTTGCCTTCGTTTTCACGGACATTCAAGAAAACTACGGCAGCGAAATTACAAAGCTATACAATGAGCTTCACCAAATTAAGGGTATTCAAAACGGGACATACCTCATTGCAGGAATCCCCATCACCCGCGCCATATTCTTAGACCGAATCACGAACCATATTCGCAGGCCATTACAAGCAGGCGGAGTACTCGTGTTCCTGTTCATGCTCGTTTATTACAACCGCTTTAGCCGCGCCTTGTTTACCGCACTCCCGTCTGTATTTGCTGCAAGCTGGTTCTTGGCTGCCCTCAACGCGTTTGACGTGCAAATTTCGGCATACAGCGCACTCACCTTCCCTATCTTGATTGGCGCAAGCATCGATGGATCCCTCCAGTTCTTCACCGCTTATTACGAGAAGCAAAAAGGGACCGCGCTCACGATTCTTAGGGACAAGTTCTTTACGATTTTCCTCTCGCAGATGGCAGCCTTCATCGGTACTTACGGCATGCTCGTTTCTTCCCATCCGGGGCTTCGCAGCATGGGTTACGTCTCGTTGACAGGCCTTATCTGCATATTCATCTCCCAATTCACCATTTTCCCCCTCATCGCTGGATCGCTCGACCAATACCGTCTGAGACAGAAGAAAAAAAAGGAAGCTAAAAAATGA
- a CDS encoding pyridoxal phosphate-dependent aminotransferase produces MKSLSDRTQNIAASLTVAIDTMAKQMIADGKDVVSLGAGEPDFGTPTPIQDAAIEAIRAGKTRYTAPVGILDVRKAVAKKLEEENGLHYDASQIIMTSGAKHAVFNALAALINPGDEVIIPAPYWVTYPELVKWLGGTPVFVEAGIEKNFKIDAEDLRKACTPRTKAILLNNPCNPTGAVYSKSELEALAKEIVAQDIYCISDEVYEYFVYDTEFTSAAVFPGMAERTIVINGFSKSHCMTGWRIGYDAAPAPIAKIIGKIQGQATHHPSNVAQYAALGALNMDKSNVHAMQAAFRKRRAYMLERTSFLSTKPRAPEGAFYLFAPVSDYYGKKTPDGKVIAGSIDFCSALLESKGLAIVPGAAFGDDTCVRFSYAASDENLAKACDRFEAFVKELQ; encoded by the coding sequence ATGAAATCGCTTTCCGATAGAACACAAAATATCGCAGCATCGCTCACCGTCGCCATCGACACGATGGCAAAACAGATGATCGCAGACGGCAAGGACGTCGTAAGTTTAGGCGCAGGCGAACCCGATTTTGGAACTCCGACCCCCATTCAAGATGCAGCAATCGAAGCTATCCGCGCAGGCAAGACACGCTATACCGCACCCGTCGGGATTTTGGACGTGCGCAAGGCCGTTGCAAAGAAATTGGAAGAAGAAAACGGTCTCCATTACGATGCATCGCAAATCATCATGACTAGCGGTGCAAAGCACGCCGTGTTCAATGCACTCGCCGCCTTGATTAATCCGGGCGACGAAGTAATCATCCCCGCTCCGTACTGGGTTACCTATCCGGAACTTGTGAAATGGCTCGGCGGTACGCCAGTGTTTGTTGAAGCAGGCATCGAAAAGAATTTCAAGATTGACGCCGAAGATTTGCGCAAGGCTTGCACGCCGCGCACGAAGGCGATTCTTTTGAACAACCCGTGCAACCCGACTGGCGCTGTTTACAGCAAGAGCGAACTCGAAGCGCTCGCCAAAGAAATTGTCGCACAGGACATTTACTGCATCTCGGACGAAGTTTATGAATACTTTGTCTACGATACGGAATTTACGAGCGCCGCAGTTTTCCCGGGAATGGCAGAACGCACCATCGTGATTAACGGCTTTTCGAAATCACATTGCATGACCGGCTGGCGAATCGGTTACGATGCCGCCCCCGCTCCGATTGCAAAGATTATCGGCAAAATCCAGGGACAGGCCACGCACCATCCGAGCAATGTTGCACAGTATGCAGCACTCGGTGCGCTAAACATGGACAAGAGCAATGTGCACGCCATGCAGGCAGCTTTCCGCAAACGCAGAGCCTACATGCTCGAACGTACATCGTTCCTCTCGACCAAGCCGCGCGCACCCGAAGGTGCATTCTACCTATTTGCCCCCGTGAGCGATTACTACGGCAAAAAGACACCGGATGGCAAGGTGATTGCAGGCTCGATTGATTTTTGCAGCGCACTTTTGGAAAGCAAGGGCCTTGCAATTGTACCAGGCGCCGCTTTTGGCGACGACACTTGCGTTCGATTCTCGTACGCCGCAAGCGACGAAAATCTCGCAAAAGCTTGCGACCGTTTTGAAGCGTTCGTGAAAGAATTACAATAA
- a CDS encoding ATP-binding cassette domain-containing protein — MFPFRLVNPDPSKPFTIGRKSDNLLQFDNLMVSRYHAVLNFTDGKWNLQNLSQNSITMLNGKDVKTAAINDGDVILIGPRQLRATLRGSDLTLLVMERETESNMQTIPLSAEWREVEIPGIGKARASSYAREKHAEIKFAKAIVDESGKRTRTITIANGDACRFESAVIVFRNNNLLIEASATGFDVFAQNVNVFAGKKQLLKGIDFELPAGEILAIIGRSGQGKSSLLKMIQGINSCDKQSIVRIGGVDYRKSEIRRRIAILPQDPPLRPELTVEETILDGARSSMDVRNFKQDARARLEKFCELFGLSNRRQNLVKTLSGGEMRRVALARELMGSPGLVILDEPLSGLDPYNSRILCTHLKQLAFLGHTIILTTHSYEALQIANKVLVLHQGEEAFYGTIQAAYTHFNTTDPQALLTSITQSKSAEWRASQAASRATENSSNVKKKESKYFFERTKLPRNFAYTVYITAKQWFRDKGRIAALFVQPAIIGFLLSQIFSDQSSLWTVAFAIILCANWFALSLSIREIVQEKDILRDKFRRGVSAISTLTAKCTLPVFFTLIQTAIVYAFISTRITPTPNIALIASIFACIAIPATTVGLFTSTLAKNTSQANAFLPLLIIPQVALAGALVPLDQMQPIGRALSSVIWSRYNQASLLNILLERKDDIFNAIFAIAIALSFYIVTAILLHKLKKPR; from the coding sequence ATGTTTCCATTCCGTCTCGTCAATCCAGACCCTTCGAAACCATTTACCATCGGGCGCAAATCGGATAACCTTTTGCAATTCGATAACCTGATGGTTTCGAGGTATCATGCGGTTCTGAACTTTACCGACGGCAAATGGAATTTGCAGAATTTATCCCAAAACAGCATTACCATGCTGAACGGGAAAGATGTAAAAACCGCCGCCATTAACGATGGCGACGTGATTCTCATCGGACCGAGGCAGTTGCGAGCGACGCTCCGCGGAAGTGACCTTACGCTTCTCGTGATGGAGCGAGAAACCGAAAGCAACATGCAAACGATTCCTCTTTCGGCCGAATGGAGAGAAGTCGAAATACCGGGAATCGGCAAAGCCCGCGCTTCTAGCTACGCCCGCGAAAAACATGCCGAAATCAAATTTGCAAAAGCAATTGTAGACGAAAGCGGCAAACGCACGCGCACGATTACAATTGCAAACGGCGATGCATGCCGCTTTGAATCAGCCGTAATTGTTTTTCGCAACAACAACTTGCTCATCGAGGCTTCAGCAACAGGCTTTGATGTTTTCGCGCAAAACGTGAATGTCTTTGCCGGCAAAAAGCAATTACTAAAAGGGATTGATTTCGAACTCCCCGCAGGCGAGATTCTTGCGATTATCGGGCGTTCCGGACAAGGCAAGTCTTCACTTTTAAAGATGATTCAAGGCATCAACAGTTGCGACAAGCAAAGCATTGTGCGCATCGGCGGTGTCGATTACCGCAAAAGCGAGATTCGCAGACGCATTGCAATTCTGCCGCAAGACCCGCCGCTCCGCCCGGAGCTGACCGTCGAGGAAACTATTCTCGACGGTGCTAGGTCGTCGATGGACGTTCGGAACTTCAAGCAAGATGCACGCGCGAGGCTAGAAAAGTTCTGCGAACTTTTCGGGCTGAGCAACCGCCGGCAGAACCTCGTGAAAACGCTCAGCGGCGGCGAAATGCGCCGCGTAGCCCTCGCGCGCGAGCTCATGGGAAGCCCAGGCCTCGTTATCCTCGACGAACCGCTGTCGGGTCTTGATCCGTACAATTCAAGAATCCTTTGCACGCACTTGAAGCAGCTCGCGTTCCTCGGCCATACGATAATCCTCACCACGCACAGCTACGAGGCCTTGCAGATTGCAAATAAAGTTCTCGTACTGCACCAAGGCGAAGAAGCGTTCTACGGAACCATTCAGGCCGCATACACGCATTTCAACACGACCGACCCGCAAGCGCTCCTCACAAGCATCACGCAAAGCAAATCCGCCGAGTGGCGTGCATCTCAAGCCGCGTCGCGAGCTACCGAAAATTCGAGCAACGTCAAAAAGAAAGAATCCAAGTACTTCTTTGAACGCACCAAGCTCCCCCGCAATTTTGCTTACACCGTGTACATCACCGCCAAGCAGTGGTTCCGCGACAAGGGCCGCATTGCAGCGCTTTTTGTGCAACCTGCGATTATCGGATTTTTGCTTTCGCAGATATTCTCCGACCAATCCTCCCTTTGGACTGTCGCTTTTGCAATTATCCTTTGTGCCAACTGGTTTGCGCTCTCTCTTTCCATCCGCGAAATCGTGCAGGAGAAAGACATTCTCCGCGACAAGTTCCGCCGTGGCGTTTCGGCAATCTCGACACTAACAGCAAAATGCACGCTTCCTGTATTTTTTACGCTGATACAGACAGCCATTGTCTATGCGTTTATCAGTACCCGCATTACCCCCACCCCAAATATTGCGCTTATCGCTAGCATTTTCGCCTGCATCGCCATCCCCGCAACCACCGTCGGGCTATTCACGAGTACACTCGCCAAGAACACGAGCCAAGCGAACGCCTTCTTGCCGCTACTCATCATCCCGCAAGTTGCCCTCGCCGGAGCCCTCGTGCCACTCGACCAAATGCAGCCCATTGGCCGCGCGCTTTCCAGCGTCATCTGGTCACGTTACAACCAAGCGTCGCTCCTCAACATTTTACTAGAACGAAAAGACGACATTTTTAATGCGATTTTTGCCATCGCCATCGCTCTTAGTTTCTATATTGTAACTGCAATTTTACTACACAAATTAAAGAAGCCAAGATGA
- a CDS encoding serine/threonine-protein kinase: MIRPEQPLNFPYPFNENYELLGTLGKGGMGYVYKALDKRLNREVAFKILDSTSDVEAIKRFYLEAQAMKELDHQNIVHVFDFGQQGNQLFISMTYVQGISLAEILQNKSKLSFEAIEVIIKQIARGLLYAHSKGIVHRDVKPSNIMLTRDNRVYIMDFGISYIQEMEKERLTRTGMTMGTPEYMSPEQCHGDEVTLQSDIYSMGVILYEMTCGRLPFEGSRPVEIALKHVQEPPPAPELFREDIPEGLSELILKCLKKKLNERFHDMQEFLDECDQVFPQHDTPHQNASIARKTGSQRRVAPSIVESAINFGRNLAPHKLIIVAFSVLFPIIVILLMLLMFTHKPMNTLHELEWSEILGNHETRAIEPENSKGYPLSNLTDGDLSTAWLNKMPLKPLNPVLAMYFDKNTLITNIGIAIGYQKSIDDAFGDRFRIFKKPRTITVETKDGFKQRLHLENIKGMQYPNIQTVETTELRFYLDDVYEADNDDYAISEIRLLGMEVK; this comes from the coding sequence ATGATACGTCCAGAACAACCGCTAAATTTTCCGTACCCCTTTAACGAAAACTACGAACTATTGGGAACGCTCGGCAAAGGTGGAATGGGCTATGTCTACAAGGCTCTCGATAAAAGGCTAAACCGCGAAGTAGCCTTCAAGATTCTCGACTCGACCTCCGATGTCGAAGCTATCAAGCGTTTCTATCTCGAAGCGCAGGCCATGAAGGAACTCGACCACCAGAACATTGTTCACGTGTTCGACTTTGGTCAGCAGGGCAACCAGCTCTTTATTTCGATGACTTACGTGCAAGGTATTTCGCTTGCCGAAATTTTGCAAAACAAGAGCAAACTTTCGTTTGAGGCCATTGAAGTCATCATCAAGCAAATTGCACGCGGTCTCCTTTACGCGCACAGCAAGGGCATCGTCCACCGCGACGTGAAACCCTCGAACATTATGCTCACGCGCGATAACCGCGTCTACATCATGGACTTTGGCATTTCGTACATCCAGGAGATGGAAAAGGAACGTCTCACCCGCACCGGCATGACGATGGGCACGCCCGAATATATGTCGCCAGAACAGTGCCACGGTGACGAAGTCACGCTCCAGTCCGACATTTACAGCATGGGCGTAATCCTTTACGAAATGACTTGCGGACGCTTGCCGTTCGAAGGCAGTCGCCCTGTGGAAATTGCGCTCAAGCATGTGCAGGAACCGCCTCCAGCTCCAGAACTTTTCCGCGAAGACATCCCGGAAGGTCTTTCAGAACTTATCCTCAAGTGCTTAAAGAAAAAGCTCAACGAACGCTTCCACGACATGCAGGAATTTTTGGACGAATGTGACCAAGTATTCCCGCAGCACGATACGCCTCACCAGAACGCCTCCATTGCTCGCAAAACGGGATCGCAGCGTCGCGTTGCCCCCTCCATTGTAGAATCGGCAATAAACTTCGGACGCAACCTGGCTCCGCACAAACTTATCATCGTGGCTTTCTCGGTACTCTTCCCGATTATCGTTATTTTGCTCATGTTGCTTATGTTCACGCACAAGCCCATGAACACACTGCACGAACTCGAATGGAGCGAAATTCTAGGCAATCACGAGACTAGAGCAATCGAGCCTGAAAATTCGAAAGGCTACCCGCTATCGAACCTGACCGATGGAGACCTTTCCACCGCATGGCTCAATAAAATGCCATTAAAGCCATTGAATCCTGTACTTGCCATGTACTTTGACAAGAACACTCTCATTACGAATATCGGCATTGCCATTGGCTACCAAAAGTCCATCGACGACGCCTTCGGTGACCGTTTCCGCATTTTCAAAAAGCCCCGCACAATCACCGTTGAAACAAAGGATGGCTTTAAGCAGCGCCTCCATCTCGAAAACATCAAGGGAATGCAATACCCGAACATTCAAACAGTCGAAACAACCGAACTCCGGTTCTACCTCGACGATGTTTACGAAGCAGATAACGACGACTATGCAATTTCGGAAATCCGCCTATTAGGCATGGAAGTGAAATAA
- a CDS encoding YraN family protein: MISKKSQNKSKGNFIETQAVAFLMREGYEVVARNYAYHGGELDIVARDGSTLVFVEVKSVWNNQQGNPAARVNVLKQKKIWHTACHFLATQKEIAPKGFDEPCRFDVLSARAYQQPLQFAHYKNAFEGSQVIPTV; the protein is encoded by the coding sequence ATGATTTCGAAGAAATCACAGAACAAATCCAAGGGTAATTTTATCGAGACTCAAGCAGTCGCATTCTTGATGCGCGAAGGCTATGAAGTCGTGGCCCGCAATTATGCTTACCACGGCGGAGAGCTCGATATTGTAGCCCGTGATGGCTCCACCCTCGTATTTGTCGAAGTCAAATCCGTATGGAACAATCAACAGGGAAATCCCGCAGCCCGCGTGAATGTGCTCAAGCAAAAGAAAATTTGGCACACGGCCTGCCATTTTTTGGCAACGCAAAAAGAGATTGCACCCAAAGGATTTGATGAGCCATGCCGCTTTGATGTTCTGAGCGCCCGCGCTTACCAACAACCGCTCCAATTTGCCCATTACAAGAACGCGTTCGAAGGTTCACAAGTCATTCCGACTGTTTAA